The nucleotide window TGCGCGGCCCGCGGGGCCAGTTCGGCGGCAACGAAGGTGCGCACCTGGTCGCGGAGCATGTCGATGGTTTCGCCCAGGGCGAAGTTCAGGGAGGGGTAATGCATGCTGGGGCACCTTCTTGTTCTTGAAATGGGGTTACATCGTAGTTTGGGGATCCAACCCGACCCCTGTGGGAGCGGGCATGCCCGCGAATACGTCAGCAGGGTCACCGTCATTGCCTGATCCGTCGCATTCGCGGGCATGCCCGCTCCCACAGGGGTCGGCGTGGCGCCTCGAGTGGATGTCGTTCATCACCTTTACGTTAACGTAAACCTGCGAGAGATCACTGTCAATCCACTCATCACCTTTACGTAAACGTAAATCTGCGCCAGAGTATTCCCGCTTGCTTCAGTCGTGCCCAGAACAACCACAAGAAGGGACACCCATGAGTCAACCGAGCTATACCCGCGGTCGCCAGGACCAAGCCTTGCTGACCCAGACCATCGGCCAGGCCTTCGATGCCACGGTGGCCCGCTGTGCCGATGCAGAGGCGCTGGTGTCGCGCCATCAGGGCCTGCGCTACAGCTGGCGGCAGTTGGCCGAGCAGGTCGAAGTGCATGCCCGCGCGCTGATGGCCTTGGGCGTGAACACCGGCGAGCGTGTCGGCATCTGGTCACCCAACTGCGCCCAGTGGTGCATTTTGCAGCTGGCCAGTGCCAAGGTCGGCGCCATCCTGGTCAACATCAACCCGGCCTATCGCGTGGGTGAGCTTGAATACGTGTTGCGTCAGTCCGGCTGCCGCTGGCTGGTGTGTGCAGATGCCTTCAAGACGTCTGATTACCACGCCATGGTCCAGGAACTGGTGCCAGAATTGGCCTGCGCCTCGCCAGGTAAACTGGTCAGTGAGCGCCTGCCGGACTTGCGCGGCGTGATCAGCCTGGCCGCCAACCCGCCTGCCGGCTTCCTGCGCTGGCATGCCCTGGCCGAAAAGGCTGGGCAGACAACGCTAGAGGCCTTCACCGCCCGCCAGCAAGGCCTGCAGTTCGACCAACCGGTGAACATCCAGTACACCTCCGGCACCACCGGTGCGCCCAAAGGTGCCACGCTCAGTCACTACAACATCCTCAACAACGGTTTCATGGTGGGAGAAAGCCTTGGCCTGACGGCCTGCGACCGCATGGTGATCCCGGTGCCGCTGTACCACTGCTTCGGCATGGTCATGGCCAACCTCGGCTGCATCACCCACGGCAGCACCATGATCTACCCCAACGACGCCTTCGACGCCGAGCTTACCCTGCGCGCCGTGGCCGAGGAGCGTGCCAGCATCCTGTACGGCGTACCGACCATGTTCATCGCGATGCTCGATCACCCCTCGCGTGCGCAGATGGACCTGTCGACCCTGCGCAGCGGCATCATGGCCGGTGCCACCTGCCCGATCGAGGTGATGCGCCGGGTCATCGACCAGATGCACATGGCAGAAGTGCAGATCGCCTACGGCATGACCGAAACCAGCCCGGTGTCGCTGCAGACCGGACCGGACGACGATCTGGAGCTGCGCGTGACCACCGTCGGGCGCACCCAGCCGCAGCTGGAAAACAAACTGGTGGACGCTGATGGCTGCATCGTCGTGCGCGGTGAGATTGGCGAGCTTTGCACCCGCGGCTACAGCGTCATGCTGGGCTACTGGGACAACCCCCAGGCCACGGCGGATGCTATAGACCCGGCCGGATGGATGCATTCGGGTGACCTGGCGGTGATGGACGAGCAGGGCTATGTGCGCATCGTTGGGCGGAACAAGGACATGATCATTCGCGGCGGCGAAAACATTTATCCACGTGAGCTGGAGGAGTTCTTCTACACCCACCCGGCGGTGGCCGATGCGCAGGTGATCGGCATCCCGTGTAGCCGCTATGGCGAAGAGATCGTAGCCTGGATAAAGCTGCACCCGGGGCATAGCGCCACGGTCGAGGAACTGCAGGGCTGGTGCAAGGCACGCATCGCCCACTTCAAGGTGCCACGGCATATCCGTTTCGTTGACGAATACCCAATGACGGTGACCGGCAAGGTGCAAAAATTCAGGATGCGTGAGATCAGTGTCGCAGAAATTTCGGCTGTTTCTGCAGGTTGATGCACAGAGTTATCCGGCCTCTTCGCGGGTGAACCCACGATGAGGCCAGGCCATGCCAGCATCAGATTCCGGATCTATTACTTTGGCTCGATATTGAGGTCACTGCATGCCAGGAAGACTTGCGTTTCTCAGCTTTGCGCGCCGCTCGTCATAGTCAAAGCCAGAGGTCCCTCTATGACAAGCGCACTCACCTTTTACGTCATACGGAAAAGTGTGAATGACGGCCACTGAGAAATTTTTCAGCTTCTCTTATTTTCCATTGTGCCATTAACAGTCTGAGATCCCATTCATACCCACCACTGTACTTACCGCTAAGATTTTCAGTGAACGGAGCGTAGGCATTTATCAAGCTTCTATCGAGGTCACTTAGGTAGGTACTTTGCGCGATGTTTAAAATACCATCATCAGCATAATGTCGCGCCTGGCCTTTTAATATATCCTTCATGTGGTCTGTATACGCCCGGGTAGCAGCCGTGCTGAGCCGTTCCTGGACGCGGAAGTTTTTATCGGCGGCGCGATGAAGGACGCCAACTCCCAGATGCTGGTTTACGCGCTTGAATAGATCCTCTTCATGCTCTAAGAGATCCAGAGCGAGATTAACTCCCTGCGCCTGCGCCTGCTCATGCGTCTCCTGCGCCTGCTTTATCATCCGTTCGAGGCGCAATTCATTTCTGCGGGATTTTACTTCACGCGATGACTGGCCTATGCCAAATTGCCCTCTCGCGGTGACCGCAGAACGAGGGGTGTTCCCAGTCCGTCCAATGGGCACTCCGGCTGTGCCCTGGGGGTCGCCGTAGTTAACAGGGTCGCCTTTACAATAGGCATACGCGTTCAGTCCACCGACCCCAAACGGGCTAAGGCTATCGGCGCTGGAGAATCGCATTAACCCGGGAAAGAATGCCCGATAGCCCTGGCCTAAGTGGTAGCAATTGGCGTAAATATCAAACGGAACACCATTGAAACCAGTGGCGATGGCCGCGTCGCCGATCGCCCCACTGTGGCCATAGGGGGTAAAGCATACAGGCTGAGGGCTTTGAGTGTGTGGCGTTGATGGGGCCATTCATAACTCCTTTGCTTCGCGCAGTTCTCGGCTTGCTTCTTGAAAGTGCTGTGATTTCGCCTCGGTCTATGTACGGCCAAGCCAAGCCGCTTTTAGTAGGGTAATCACGGAGAGCATGCTCTAAGGTAAACACCTGTGCTACTGGCAGAAATGTCAGTTGTATTGAACTCTGTGTAAATCCTAGCTAATGGATTTAACAGCTGTCGCGATTCAGTGATCCAGTAACGGTAATTCGTAGCGGCGAGCACAGTTAAATCGCGTCAAAATGGATGATGTGCTGGGCTGTCCGGCCCCTATTTCGCGCAGGCAAGGCCAGCTTCCACGAGAAGACAGTTGCTCCTACAGGGCCCGCGCCGACCTACGATACGGCGCAGTACTTGTGGGCGCGTGCAAGCCCGCGAAAGGGCCGAAATGGTCAACGCCCATCCAGCGCCTTGTACAGTTCGTCGGCAATCTCGGCAACGCTCAGGTAATCACGCCGCAAACGAACGCTGTAACGCGCCTCCAGGCGCATCAACGCAAATTCGCATTTGTCCCTGTCCAGATGTGCCAACAAGGTACCTGGCCCCGAGTCGACCACACCTGCATCCTGAAGCATATCGACCACTTGTCGCTCGTATTCCTCACGCTGCCGGCGGGTTGCGGTATCCACGATGAAGGAGGCTCCTGGCTTGATATCTGGAGCCCCAATCTTCAGCGCAACCCATCGGCACCGCTACTGGCAAAAATATCAGGTGGCGTGGTCTACCCTTAAGCCTTCACCGGTGGCTCCTGGGTCGGCGGGTCGCCCACCGTTGGCGGCATGGTTGGCTTGATCGGCAGCTCGTCCGGGTCTTCTTCCGGCACGGGCGGCGGCAAGCTGGGGTCGTCGATATTTGGATCGGGGGTTTCCGGTGGAATGGGAATGTTCATGGCCTGACCTCGCGTGGGTGGGTGAAGAGGTGCTGTAGGCTCTGACCGCTGGCAGCTGCCGTTCGCTCAATTATTTTGAACCCCCCGCCTGTGCCCGGCTCTGAACCCTTACCGCCACCAGCCTGAGGGAGCAAGGTCGATGTCACGAAACGAGCCCTTTGAAAGCGTGCCCACGGCGAACGATCACCCGGACCAGGCCATCAGCCTGTCCCAGGCGCTGCTGGCGCCGCGTATCGTGATCGAAGACACCGAACCCGCGCTCGAAGCCGGCACCTTCGCCGCCAAAGCCATCAGCGGCCAGCCAGTGGCGGTCAGCAGCAAGGTCTATAGCGATGGCCACGACCGCCTGGCGGTGATGCTCAACTGGCGCCAGGCCAACAGCCGGCGCTGGCATTGCGTGCCGATGCAATCGGCGGGCAACGACTTGTGGCTGGCCGAGTTCACCCCCACCGAACTTGGCCCGCACCTTTTCAGCATCGAGGCCTGGGTCGACCCGTTCGCCACCTATAGCCATGACCTGGAGAAAAAGTACAACGCCGGTGTCGAGGTAAAACTGGAACTGGAAGAGGGCCGCTTGATGCTGGGCAAAGGCACCGAGCTGTGCAGCGGTGCCTTGCGCGATGAGCTCGAAGCGCTACAGCAGCGCCTGGCGGAGCTGGATACCGACGGGCAGGTGGCACTGTTGCTGGGCCCGGACGTTGCGCACCTGATTAGCGAAGCGGGGCACCGCAGTTACCTGGCCCGCAGCCGCGAGTTGCCCGTCGATGTCGACCGCCCGGCCGCGCAGTTCGCCAGTTGGTATGAGCTGTTCCCGCGCTCGATCACCGATGACCCGCAGCGCCACGGCACCTTCAATGACGTGCACCAGCGCCTGCCCATGATCCGTGACATGGGCTTCGATGTGCTGTATTTCCCGCCCATCCACCCCATCGGCACGCAGCACCGCAAGGGCCGCAACAACGCCCTCAAGGCCGAGCCCGGCGACCCTGGTAGCCCGTACGCTATCGGCAGTGCCGAAGGCGGCCATGACGCCATCCATCCCCAGCTGGGCACGCGGGAAGACTTTCGTCGACTGGTTGCCGCCGCCGCTGAGCATGGCCTTGAAATCGCCCTGGATTTCGCTATCCAGTGCTCGCAGGACCACCCATGGCTCAAAGAGCACCCCGGCTGGTTCAGCTGGCGCCCTGACGGCACCATTCGCTACGCCGAGAACCCGCCGAAAAAGTACCAGGACATCGTCAACGTCGATTTCTACGCCCCGGACGCCGTCCCTTCGCTGTGGCTGGCGCTGCGCGACGTGGTGCTCGGCTGGGTAGAGGAGGGCGTGAAGACCTTCCGCGTCGACAACCCGCACACCAAGCCACTGCCGTTCTGGCAATGGATGATCGCCGATGTGCGCGCCCGCTACCCGGATGTGATCTTCCTTGCCGAGGCATTCACCAAGCCCGCGATGATGGCGCGCCTGGGCAAGGTCGGCTACGCGCAAAGCTATACCTACTTCACCTGGCGGAACACCAAGCAGGAACTGCGCGAATTCTACGAGCAGCTCAACCAG belongs to Pseudomonas putida NBRC 14164 and includes:
- a CDS encoding alpha-1,4-glucan--maltose-1-phosphate maltosyltransferase, giving the protein MSRNEPFESVPTANDHPDQAISLSQALLAPRIVIEDTEPALEAGTFAAKAISGQPVAVSSKVYSDGHDRLAVMLNWRQANSRRWHCVPMQSAGNDLWLAEFTPTELGPHLFSIEAWVDPFATYSHDLEKKYNAGVEVKLELEEGRLMLGKGTELCSGALRDELEALQQRLAELDTDGQVALLLGPDVAHLISEAGHRSYLARSRELPVDVDRPAAQFASWYELFPRSITDDPQRHGTFNDVHQRLPMIRDMGFDVLYFPPIHPIGTQHRKGRNNALKAEPGDPGSPYAIGSAEGGHDAIHPQLGTREDFRRLVAAAAEHGLEIALDFAIQCSQDHPWLKEHPGWFSWRPDGTIRYAENPPKKYQDIVNVDFYAPDAVPSLWLALRDVVLGWVEEGVKTFRVDNPHTKPLPFWQWMIADVRARYPDVIFLAEAFTKPAMMARLGKVGYAQSYTYFTWRNTKQELREFYEQLNQPPWSQCYRPNFFVNTPDINPFFLHTSGRAGFLIRAALATMGSGLWGMYSGFELCESAPLPGKEEYLDSEKYQIRPRDFTQPGNIIAEIAQLNRIRRQNRALQTHLGVAFFNCWNDNILYFAKRTPERDNYILVAISLDPHNAQEAHFELPLWELGLDDNAETHGEDLMNGHRWTWHGKTQWMRIEPWHQPFGIWRIEKAR
- a CDS encoding RHS repeat-associated core domain-containing protein; the encoded protein is MAPSTPHTQSPQPVCFTPYGHSGAIGDAAIATGFNGVPFDIYANCYHLGQGYRAFFPGLMRFSSADSLSPFGVGGLNAYAYCKGDPVNYGDPQGTAGVPIGRTGNTPRSAVTARGQFGIGQSSREVKSRRNELRLERMIKQAQETHEQAQAQGVNLALDLLEHEEDLFKRVNQHLGVGVLHRAADKNFRVQERLSTAATRAYTDHMKDILKGQARHYADDGILNIAQSTYLSDLDRSLINAYAPFTENLSGKYSGGYEWDLRLLMAQWKIREAEKFLSGRHSHFSV
- a CDS encoding AMP-binding protein; this translates as MSQPSYTRGRQDQALLTQTIGQAFDATVARCADAEALVSRHQGLRYSWRQLAEQVEVHARALMALGVNTGERVGIWSPNCAQWCILQLASAKVGAILVNINPAYRVGELEYVLRQSGCRWLVCADAFKTSDYHAMVQELVPELACASPGKLVSERLPDLRGVISLAANPPAGFLRWHALAEKAGQTTLEAFTARQQGLQFDQPVNIQYTSGTTGAPKGATLSHYNILNNGFMVGESLGLTACDRMVIPVPLYHCFGMVMANLGCITHGSTMIYPNDAFDAELTLRAVAEERASILYGVPTMFIAMLDHPSRAQMDLSTLRSGIMAGATCPIEVMRRVIDQMHMAEVQIAYGMTETSPVSLQTGPDDDLELRVTTVGRTQPQLENKLVDADGCIVVRGEIGELCTRGYSVMLGYWDNPQATADAIDPAGWMHSGDLAVMDEQGYVRIVGRNKDMIIRGGENIYPRELEEFFYTHPAVADAQVIGIPCSRYGEEIVAWIKLHPGHSATVEELQGWCKARIAHFKVPRHIRFVDEYPMTVTGKVQKFRMREISVAEISAVSAG